One genomic segment of Paenibacillus durus includes these proteins:
- a CDS encoding GIY-YIG nuclease family protein — protein sequence MSNLSDDDLLRELGVEYEVAKTRSYTPREEHIIAGFEEIQQFVKKHGRTPQHGEENDIFERLYAVRLDRLRAQEDCRTLLTPLNSQGLLSEEETKQIDPVTILDDDELLAELEGMLATSDITELRHVRSQVEKRAAEEIANREKCEDFARFKPLFEQVENELKSGDRETRPFGKDASINKGNFFILGGQLAYVAEIGDEFKAPNGHTDARLRVIYSNGTESNLLLRSLQRALYKDEAGRRLTDPIGGGLFSADWEENDIQSGTIYVLRSFSDHPFVSEHRELIHKIGVTGGKVEARIANAAHDATYLLADVEVVASYKLASINRTKLEGIFHRIFAPAQLDITINDRFGHPVRPKEWFLVPLNVIDEAVSRIQDGSIINNVVYDPTIARLVERL from the coding sequence ATGTCTAACCTTTCTGATGACGATCTTCTCCGAGAACTTGGTGTAGAGTATGAAGTAGCAAAGACACGCTCTTACACGCCGCGTGAAGAGCACATCATTGCAGGATTTGAAGAGATCCAGCAATTTGTGAAAAAGCATGGTCGTACTCCGCAACATGGAGAAGAGAATGACATTTTCGAAAGACTGTATGCAGTGCGGCTTGATCGACTGCGCGCACAGGAGGATTGCAGAACCCTACTTACTCCCCTAAATAGCCAAGGCTTGCTAAGTGAGGAAGAGACTAAACAAATCGATCCGGTAACTATCTTGGATGATGATGAGCTGCTTGCTGAACTTGAAGGAATGCTCGCTACTTCAGATATTACAGAATTACGCCATGTTCGCTCTCAAGTTGAAAAACGAGCTGCCGAGGAAATTGCGAATCGCGAGAAATGTGAAGATTTTGCTCGTTTTAAACCTCTGTTTGAGCAGGTTGAGAACGAACTTAAATCGGGGGATCGAGAGACGCGTCCATTTGGTAAGGATGCGAGCATTAATAAGGGGAACTTCTTTATCTTAGGGGGGCAACTTGCCTACGTAGCTGAAATAGGTGATGAATTTAAGGCCCCTAATGGTCATACTGATGCACGACTTAGGGTCATCTACTCTAATGGTACAGAGAGCAATCTTCTCCTCAGATCCTTGCAGCGTGCGTTGTACAAAGATGAGGCTGGACGTCGATTAACCGATCCTATTGGTGGAGGGTTATTTAGCGCAGACTGGGAAGAGAATGACATCCAGAGTGGGACCATCTATGTACTGCGAAGCTTCTCCGATCATCCTTTTGTCTCGGAACATCGTGAACTCATTCATAAGATTGGTGTGACCGGCGGTAAAGTTGAAGCCCGTATCGCCAATGCAGCTCATGATGCTACTTACCTCCTAGCAGATGTGGAAGTCGTAGCAAGCTATAAGCTAGCTAGCATCAACCGGACGAAGTTGGAGGGCATATTCCACCGCATCTTCGCTCCTGCTCAGCTCGATATTACGATCAATGACCGCTTTGGGCACCCCGTACGTCCAAAGGAATGGTTCCTCGTGCCTCTAAATGTAATCGACGAAGCAGTGAGTCGTATTCAAGATGGTTCGATTATTAATAATGTAGTATATGATCCTACGATCGCTCGTTTGGTCGAACGGTTGTAA